From the Spiroplasma chrysopicola DF-1 genome, one window contains:
- the pepF gene encoding oligoendopeptidase F, whose product MKRSEVANEYKWDFSHLYQDVQAWKADLAIIVKKLEEIITFKGKLNDQKIFKKYLLLDEQIDLIASKLGQYLHMGDIDTTNLEYQELSGIYSNTINQISSKLAFVAPEIKTIGEATVMNWVKNDPDISQYEYGYRKFFRSSKYILSARDEEILSIVARSRGAADDLYDLLAYADRKPVYITHKGQEAELTNALYSEIMEKSDPLKDQGLRIKVSELFTKNLVEKKHSLARVYEAIIHEAVEDVQLRGYKNTLQAALSGDDVDEEIYVSLIKYGKKHSNLFARYELLLKNYFKFEKFYATDRSLKLVKNVASLDKKYSVEEAKDLIRTALKPLGAEYLTQLEKAWSNNRIDYYEDTNKRDGAYSSGGAGVEPIILMNWDGTISSVNTLAHEVGHSVHTLLADSNNRYPLGNYPIILAEVASTVNEHLLFDYLYSIATTNDEKIYLLQNRIEEIMGTFFRQIHFADFEWTAHQKVENNESLDADKLADLFAQKSEEFGYHVFDKLDEKGKPYGWTRILHFFNSPYYVYKYATCIVASFKLYKDVLNQHSEQLINFLKQGGNKEPLLILKDIGIDYTDQTVYDPLIQKLTSLIDELELLLKNK is encoded by the coding sequence ATGAAAAGAAGCGAAGTCGCAAATGAGTATAAATGAGATTTTTCACACTTGTATCAAGATGTCCAAGCGTGAAAAGCAGATTTAGCAATAATAGTTAAGAAATTAGAAGAAATTATTACCTTCAAAGGTAAGCTAAATGATCAAAAGATTTTTAAAAAATATCTTTTACTAGATGAACAAATTGATTTAATTGCTAGTAAGTTAGGACAATATTTGCATATGGGCGATATTGATACAACTAATCTAGAATACCAAGAGTTAAGCGGAATTTATTCTAATACAATTAATCAAATTTCAAGTAAATTAGCCTTTGTTGCACCAGAAATTAAAACAATTGGGGAAGCAACTGTGATGAATTGGGTAAAAAATGACCCTGATATTAGTCAATATGAATATGGTTATCGGAAATTTTTCCGTAGTAGCAAATATATTTTGTCAGCGCGTGATGAAGAAATTTTATCAATTGTCGCTCGTAGCCGTGGAGCTGCTGATGATTTGTACGATTTATTAGCTTACGCTGATCGTAAACCTGTTTACATTACTCATAAAGGTCAAGAAGCAGAATTAACAAATGCCTTGTATAGTGAAATTATGGAAAAAAGTGATCCTTTAAAAGATCAAGGGTTAAGAATTAAAGTTTCAGAATTATTTACAAAAAACTTGGTCGAAAAAAAACATTCGCTTGCGCGTGTTTATGAAGCAATAATTCATGAAGCAGTGGAAGATGTCCAATTACGCGGTTATAAAAATACTTTACAAGCAGCGTTAAGCGGTGATGATGTTGACGAAGAAATTTATGTTAGTTTAATTAAATATGGTAAAAAACATAGTAATTTATTTGCTCGTTATGAACTATTGTTAAAAAACTATTTTAAATTTGAAAAATTTTATGCAACAGATCGTAGTTTAAAATTGGTTAAAAATGTTGCTAGTTTAGACAAAAAATATAGCGTGGAAGAAGCAAAAGATTTAATTCGGACAGCTTTAAAACCATTAGGAGCTGAATATTTAACGCAATTAGAAAAAGCTTGAAGTAATAATCGCATTGATTATTATGAAGATACTAATAAACGTGATGGGGCTTATTCTTCTGGTGGGGCTGGTGTTGAACCAATTATTTTAATGAACTGAGATGGAACAATTAGTTCAGTTAACACTTTAGCCCATGAGGTAGGGCACTCTGTTCATACATTATTAGCTGATAGTAATAATCGTTATCCACTAGGGAATTATCCAATTATTTTAGCGGAAGTTGCTTCAACAGTAAATGAACATTTACTATTTGATTACCTATATTCAATTGCAACAACTAATGATGAAAAAATTTATTTATTACAAAATCGTATTGAAGAAATAATGGGAACCTTTTTCCGCCAAATTCATTTTGCTGATTTTGAATGAACAGCCCATCAAAAAGTTGAAAATAATGAGTCATTAGATGCTGATAAATTAGCCGATCTTTTTGCGCAAAAATCAGAAGAATTTGGTTATCATGTTTTTGATAAGCTAGATGAAAAAGGAAAGCCTTATGGTTGAACAAGAATTTTACATTTTTTTAATTCGCCATATTATGTTTATAAATATGCTACTTGTATCGTTGCTTCATTTAAACTTTATAAAGATGTTTTGAATCAACATTCTGAACAGTTAATTAATTTCTTAAAACAAGGTGGAAATAAAGAACCACTTTTAATTTTAAAAGATATTGGGATAGATTATACTGATCAAACGGTTTATGATCCATTAATTCAAAAATTAACATCTTTAATTGATGAATTAGAATTGCTATTAAAAAATAAATAA
- a CDS encoding M17 family metallopeptidase: MILLNDKNQELTLKAVFKEDELNPLIIKESNSTTLISEDKTIYAYFDKALDFKTATKFICNFVKANKYNVNINIDSFKKGAQENSCVGRAIMESVFYADYEEFSLKTAKKNNVKPTINLIHSCSRAQEKFEEIKIKMELVNFARTLQDTPPNLMYPEMFANKIKEMAAGIPNLTVKILDKKEIEQEKMGLLLAVNAGSNLEPRVIVLEYNGNPSNSERVGLIGKGITFDSGGYNLKPSNAMVGMKFDMSGAAIVCSTIIALAKQKANVNISAVGCLTENRIGGKATLTESIITSMNGKTVQIDNTDAEGRLVLADGITYAIRKLNVTKLIEASTLTGAILVALGKTMTGVFANNDEWYQEFAKATEHSHEEIWRMPIKEEHFEAMRKTPIADLTNAEPSRFAGSSTAAAFLCEFVEDKPYIHLDIAGTADQNNRGTGVMLKTIFEMFK, from the coding sequence ATGATTTTACTAAATGATAAAAATCAAGAACTAACACTAAAAGCAGTGTTTAAAGAAGATGAACTTAACCCCCTAATTATTAAAGAAAGCAATAGCACAACTTTAATTAGTGAAGACAAAACAATTTATGCTTACTTTGATAAAGCATTAGATTTTAAAACAGCAACAAAATTTATTTGCAATTTTGTTAAAGCTAACAAGTATAATGTAAATATTAATATTGATAGTTTTAAAAAAGGCGCACAAGAAAATAGTTGTGTTGGTCGTGCAATTATGGAAAGTGTTTTTTATGCCGATTATGAAGAATTCTCATTAAAAACAGCTAAAAAAAATAATGTTAAACCAACAATTAATTTGATTCACAGTTGTAGCCGTGCCCAAGAAAAATTTGAAGAAATTAAAATTAAAATGGAATTAGTTAATTTTGCTCGTACTCTGCAAGATACACCACCAAACTTAATGTATCCAGAAATGTTTGCTAATAAAATAAAAGAAATGGCAGCAGGAATTCCAAATTTAACTGTTAAAATTTTAGATAAAAAAGAAATTGAACAAGAAAAAATGGGATTATTATTAGCCGTTAATGCTGGTAGTAATTTAGAACCACGTGTAATAGTTTTAGAATACAACGGTAATCCTTCAAATAGTGAAAGAGTTGGTTTAATTGGAAAAGGAATTACTTTTGATAGTGGTGGATATAACTTAAAACCTTCAAATGCAATGGTTGGAATGAAATTTGACATGTCGGGAGCAGCAATTGTTTGTTCAACAATAATTGCCTTAGCAAAACAAAAAGCAAATGTTAATATTTCTGCTGTCGGTTGTTTAACTGAAAACCGAATTGGGGGTAAAGCAACTTTAACAGAATCAATTATTACCTCAATGAACGGTAAAACAGTTCAAATTGATAATACTGATGCTGAAGGAAGATTAGTATTAGCTGACGGAATTACATATGCGATCCGTAAATTAAATGTAACAAAATTAATTGAAGCTTCAACATTAACAGGGGCAATCTTAGTTGCTTTAGGAAAAACGATGACAGGAGTTTTTGCTAATAATGACGAATGATATCAAGAGTTTGCAAAAGCAACTGAACATTCACATGAAGAAATTTGAAGAATGCCAATTAAAGAAGAACATTTTGAAGCAATGCGAAAAACACCAATTGCTGATTTAACAAATGCCGAACCTTCAAGATTTGCCGGTAGTTCAACAGCCGCCGCATTCTTATGTGAATTTGTTGAAGATAAACCATATATTCACTTAGATATTGCTGGAACAGCTGACCAAAATAACCGTGGAACAGGTGTTATGCTTAAAACAATATTTGAAATGTTTAAATAA
- the dhaK gene encoding dihydroxyacetone kinase subunit DhaK — protein sequence MKKFINNINDIVPEMLEGITLSNPTTLKRIDGFNIIIRKNKKNNKVALISGGGSGHEPAHAGYVGEGMLDAAVCGEIFTSPTPDQVISAIHAVGTEQGTLLIIKNYTGDVMNFEMAMEMAQAEGFTCDHVIVNDDLALENSTFTTGKRGIAGTIFVHKIAGAKAETGASLAEVKRVAEKVIANLGSYGISADACTVPANGKKSFMLADNEVEIGLGIHGEPGVAKTTIKPVDEFVTELYQKIKDHLKLKANDHVGVMINGLGGTPLMELSIVARKTLKLLAADQVTCEKTFVGNYMTAIEMPGFSISILKLDQELTELLKAKAVTVGMVVV from the coding sequence TTGAAAAAGTTTATTAATAATATCAACGATATTGTTCCAGAAATGCTAGAAGGGATCACATTATCTAACCCTACAACCCTAAAACGAATTGATGGATTTAATATTATTATTCGTAAGAATAAAAAAAATAATAAAGTTGCTCTGATTAGTGGTGGAGGCTCTGGTCATGAACCTGCACATGCTGGTTATGTTGGGGAAGGGATGTTAGATGCTGCTGTTTGTGGTGAAATTTTTACATCCCCAACCCCTGACCAAGTTATTTCGGCGATTCATGCTGTTGGAACAGAACAAGGAACATTACTAATAATTAAAAACTATACTGGTGATGTAATGAACTTTGAAATGGCAATGGAAATGGCCCAAGCTGAAGGCTTTACTTGTGACCATGTTATTGTAAATGATGATCTTGCTCTTGAAAATAGTACTTTTACAACAGGAAAACGAGGAATTGCAGGAACTATTTTTGTCCATAAAATTGCTGGAGCAAAAGCCGAAACGGGGGCTTCTTTAGCTGAAGTTAAACGCGTGGCTGAAAAAGTTATTGCTAATTTAGGAAGTTACGGAATTAGTGCCGATGCATGTACAGTTCCTGCCAATGGTAAAAAAAGTTTCATGTTAGCAGATAATGAAGTTGAAATTGGCTTAGGAATTCACGGTGAACCAGGGGTTGCCAAAACAACAATTAAACCAGTTGATGAATTTGTTACAGAGCTATATCAGAAAATTAAAGATCACTTAAAACTAAAAGCAAATGATCATGTTGGCGTAATGATTAATGGGTTAGGAGGAACTCCTTTGATGGAATTATCAATTGTTGCTCGTAAAACCCTAAAATTATTAGCTGCTGATCAAGTTACTTGTGAAAAAACTTTTGTAGGAAATTATATGACTGCAATTGAAATGCCTGGCTTTTCAATTTCAATTTTAAAACTAGATCAAGAATTGACAGAATTGTTAAAAGCAAAAGCAGTTACAGTAGGAATGGTTGTTGTTTAA
- a CDS encoding cob(I)yrinic acid a,c-diamide adenosyltransferase produces MKLKGYTHIYYGNGKGKTSILNGMTIRALGYHWNVKYLRFLKNRQSGEMLFFEEIKHPNLEIKNYYSSNTKFFWEMNDEEKAILKTEMRLGFEELKELSQQENIDLIIVDELLGCIVNELITEEELIAVIKNKNPKIEMAFSGHHMTPTLASAVDLISFVSAEKHYFYDKVPARKGIEF; encoded by the coding sequence ATGAAATTAAAAGGCTATACCCATATTTATTATGGCAATGGAAAAGGAAAAACTTCTATTTTAAACGGTATGACAATTCGAGCCCTTGGCTATCACTGAAATGTTAAATATTTACGATTTTTAAAAAATCGTCAATCAGGGGAAATGCTTTTCTTTGAAGAAATTAAGCATCCAAATTTAGAAATTAAAAATTATTATTCTTCTAATACAAAGTTTTTTTGAGAAATGAATGATGAAGAAAAGGCGATATTAAAAACCGAAATGCGATTAGGCTTTGAAGAATTAAAAGAACTATCTCAGCAAGAAAATATTGATTTAATTATTGTTGATGAATTATTAGGATGTATTGTTAATGAATTAATCACTGAAGAAGAATTAATTGCTGTAATAAAGAATAAAAATCCAAAAATTGAAATGGCTTTTTCAGGTCATCATATGACCCCAACTTTAGCTAGTGCTGTTGACTTAATTAGTTTTGTTTCTGCTGAAAAACACTATTTTTACGATAAAGTTCCTGCTCGTAAAGGAATTGAATTTTAA
- a CDS encoding lipoprotein, with protein MKKLLSLLGVISLVGTSVTPVIGCGAKPVSQETIHEKIKKSLQHQIVFDDDWIIDYDQSEENIENFLARNITYDWSFFNKLITDLVMKQLIKDIPNLLELYPDFSLSAQIADINLADDLGEAILNHKNYQFNYDVAYNLNDLKDISIKQIQEANPVNPPVTNGVVSFYKGNTFGQYKIFGSQTQNQISLKINSFITDNQKRLDYLTKMLNDTSAIVANSNQYRKFLLMPSFSMTFGFSIEDFPSKDLINKIHDNSIFFENYKKQILNNLKKDIFSRNQINFLLKYMPTIFDDIDLDISLNSAFLQSDIEQSDNLKHIYGSKYYEDGLLILNVKTTLKYKDISATTTIDEQLAFGIVYE; from the coding sequence ATGAAAAAGTTATTATCATTGTTAGGGGTTATTTCGTTAGTTGGAACAAGTGTTACACCAGTTATTGGTTGTGGAGCAAAGCCAGTTAGTCAAGAAACTATTCATGAGAAAATTAAAAAGTCTTTACAACATCAAATAGTATTTGATGATGATTGAATTATTGATTATGATCAATCAGAAGAAAATATTGAAAATTTTCTTGCTAGAAATATAACTTACGATTGGTCTTTTTTTAACAAATTAATTACTGATTTAGTGATGAAACAATTGATTAAAGATATTCCAAATTTATTAGAGCTATATCCAGATTTTAGTTTATCAGCTCAAATTGCAGATATAAATTTAGCTGATGATTTGGGTGAAGCCATTTTAAATCATAAAAATTATCAGTTTAATTATGATGTTGCTTATAATTTAAATGATTTAAAAGATATATCAATAAAACAAATTCAAGAAGCTAACCCAGTTAATCCTCCAGTCACAAATGGTGTAGTATCTTTTTATAAGGGCAATACTTTTGGCCAATATAAAATTTTTGGTAGTCAAACACAAAATCAGATCTCATTAAAAATTAATTCTTTTATTACTGACAACCAAAAAAGATTAGATTATCTTACTAAAATGTTAAATGATACTAGTGCAATAGTTGCAAATAGTAACCAATATCGTAAGTTTTTATTGATGCCAAGTTTTTCAATGACATTTGGGTTTTCAATAGAGGATTTTCCAAGTAAAGACTTAATTAACAAAATACATGATAATAGTATCTTTTTTGAAAACTATAAAAAACAAATATTAAATAATCTAAAAAAAGATATTTTTAGTCGTAATCAAATTAATTTTCTATTAAAATATATGCCAACTATTTTTGATGATATTGATTTAGATATTTCTTTAAATTCAGCTTTTTTACAATCAGACATTGAGCAATCTGACAATTTAAAACATATATATGGTTCAAAATATTACGAAGATGGGCTATTAATACTTAATGTTAAAACAACTTTAAAATATAAAGATATTTCTGCGACAACAACAATTGATGAGCAATTAGCTTTTGGGATTGTTTATGAATAG
- a CDS encoding glycerol dehydrogenase: protein MIKILGTPSRYIQGYDAIHQLNTYAGQLADSFLIVADKIIIKDLQPILAKTLQDHNYHLEEFRGESSYSEINRLRAIYQAKKLQMVIAVGGGKTIDTVKAIGYFEKCPVGICPSAASCDAPTSALSVIYKDNGEFEEYLFYKKNPDFVLVDTHIISKAPVRLLVAGMGDALGTYFEARAVAKANKDNFFKAKSTKSGLVLAHTCYQTLLENGLRAKIAVENKSCTADVEAIVEANTLLSGLGFESCGLACAHAFYNASTIVPALEKFYHGEKVSFGTVIELILEGAPTCELHEVLEFCISVGLPICLADYGINEFDETLWMKVAEKACQPGDTMHNEPFMVNPMMVFNAIKHANYYASEYKKFHQNQIFKK, encoded by the coding sequence ATGATAAAAATTTTAGGAACACCAAGTCGTTATATCCAAGGATATGATGCAATCCATCAGTTAAATACTTATGCTGGCCAATTAGCTGATTCGTTTTTAATTGTGGCTGATAAAATTATTATTAAAGACTTACAACCAATTTTAGCAAAAACATTACAAGATCATAATTATCATCTTGAAGAATTTAGAGGGGAATCATCATATAGTGAAATAAATCGTTTACGAGCAATTTACCAAGCTAAAAAATTACAAATGGTTATCGCTGTTGGTGGTGGTAAAACAATTGATACTGTTAAAGCTATTGGCTATTTTGAAAAATGTCCAGTGGGGATTTGTCCATCAGCTGCAAGTTGTGATGCTCCAACAAGTGCTTTATCAGTAATTTATAAAGATAATGGGGAATTTGAAGAATATTTATTCTATAAAAAAAATCCTGATTTTGTTTTAGTTGATACCCATATTATTTCAAAAGCGCCAGTTCGTCTGTTAGTCGCTGGAATGGGAGATGCTTTAGGAACTTATTTTGAAGCACGAGCTGTCGCAAAGGCGAATAAGGATAATTTTTTTAAAGCAAAAAGTACTAAATCAGGGTTAGTGTTGGCCCATACGTGTTATCAAACCTTATTAGAAAATGGTTTACGAGCAAAAATAGCTGTTGAAAATAAAAGCTGTACTGCTGATGTTGAAGCAATTGTTGAGGCAAATACCCTATTAAGTGGGTTAGGCTTTGAATCTTGTGGGTTAGCTTGTGCTCATGCCTTTTACAATGCTTCAACAATTGTTCCAGCGTTAGAAAAATTCTATCATGGCGAAAAAGTTTCATTTGGAACCGTGATTGAACTAATTTTGGAGGGAGCGCCAACTTGCGAACTACATGAAGTATTAGAATTTTGCATTAGTGTTGGATTACCAATTTGTTTAGCTGATTATGGAATTAATGAATTTGATGAAACCCTTTGAATGAAAGTCGCCGAAAAAGCATGTCAACCTGGTGATACAATGCATAATGAGCCATTTATGGTAAATCCAATGATGGTTTTTAATGCTATTAAACATGCAAATTATTATGCTAGTGAATACAAAAAGTTTCATCAGAATCAAATTTTTAAAAAGTAA
- the dhaL gene encoding dihydroxyacetone kinase subunit DhaL, producing the protein MEQAKIWQVIAEKLMANKELLNDLDQAIGDGDHGTNLTRGFSEVIKDPTKLNGTWQTSFNFVAMTLMSKVGGSSGPLFGIFFLNMSKTIKTGTTQQEWLDAYLAGIKAVKTLGKSDVGEGTMLDALAPAIKVLETNLNLSNKDVYPKMALAAQEGAEGTIATLKTKGRASYLKERSVNHMDPGAKSVSLIFEAVSEALQ; encoded by the coding sequence ATGGAACAAGCAAAAATTTGACAAGTGATTGCCGAAAAACTAATGGCTAACAAGGAATTATTGAATGATTTAGATCAAGCAATTGGTGATGGTGATCATGGGACAAACTTGACCCGTGGTTTTAGTGAAGTTATTAAAGATCCAACAAAATTAAATGGCACTTGGCAAACATCATTTAATTTTGTGGCAATGACCTTAATGTCAAAAGTTGGTGGTAGTTCAGGACCATTATTTGGCATCTTCTTTTTAAACATGAGCAAAACAATTAAAACTGGTACAACTCAACAAGAATGATTAGACGCTTATTTAGCTGGAATTAAAGCAGTTAAAACCCTTGGGAAAAGTGATGTTGGTGAAGGCACAATGTTAGATGCTTTAGCACCAGCAATTAAAGTCTTGGAAACAAACTTAAATTTAAGTAATAAAGATGTTTATCCGAAAATGGCTTTAGCCGCGCAAGAGGGTGCTGAAGGGACAATTGCAACGCTAAAAACCAAGGGGCGAGCATCTTATTTAAAAGAGCGTTCTGTTAATCACATGGACCCAGGGGCTAAATCAGTTAGTCTAATTTTTGAAGCGGTTAGTGAGGCTTTACAATAA
- the dhaM gene encoding dihydroxyacetone kinase phosphoryl donor subunit DhaM, with protein MVAVLVVSHSYPLAKAVVDFVSEMKINNFPFQFIGGIDEGQAYGTDPILIQNKLTELLVDNDVLVLCDLGSSIMNTEMAINFLSPVLQKRVAIADSPFFEGTLVAITSNHLDIDLATLKHEVETMSRMAKM; from the coding sequence ATGGTTGCTGTTTTAGTTGTTAGTCATTCTTATCCCCTGGCCAAAGCAGTTGTTGATTTTGTCAGTGAAATGAAAATAAATAATTTTCCATTCCAATTTATTGGCGGAATCGATGAAGGTCAAGCATATGGGACTGATCCGATTTTAATTCAAAACAAATTAACAGAATTATTGGTTGATAATGATGTTTTAGTGTTATGTGATTTGGGTAGTTCAATTATGAATACTGAAATGGCAATTAATTTTTTATCACCAGTTTTACAAAAACGCGTCGCAATTGCTGATAGTCCTTTTTTTGAGGGGACTCTTGTCGCTATTACTAGCAATCATCTTGATATTGATCTAGCAACGTTAAAACATGAAGTAGAAACTATGAGCCGAATGGCAAAAATGTAA
- a CDS encoding RNA polymerase beta'' subunit family protein codes for MRRLFTLLLFVCCTFTYLVYYPFNLIKNNFFNLVLSSTIENVEPLNIVKFNPNLSSFNISGNLSQFRKENNTNVTIYGPEILLYNFETEKISLSLWKSLIENLSFNVNSNINFSTGEEGNISSENIILKTERISEKIIRMQVQSLKKDNNNGTLQALTSLYIKCDNKKLILNLGVILENKSLKYLNVNVNVSLKIIGVFYKEKLNYEKTKLKLNELLKIKEIVFDSYTNDIKVREKNLLINWNQYLLKMFRENEYLTNFFSVPNIDLQFNLISSSFYLKIPFSNIILNYDFVFKIKYQSTGEENIKQRLLLLPGRIFNENFNNHANYPDYKKNLFYNSAVNVKLLSKFNNEKFYLDNKEIIGKDNIDLYLWPKLNDTQYEIKIVQELNNKQNIIYNKKIIILGYSKSTNFYSADGSIAKEEITFNNMDYPIIFSTIETNDNLKLEINWSKIDSVHLYKLNDNLNPIKNYKVNDKNFTIKNDGIYSYKVYESSGRILSYYFFIRTKNIYFQNYFISDHFNILKKFLTKVKNPIVLNLKTMTYEQLLSEINNYYFWNNNSKSLINLSKINLDKISSLTNSINNKESMNNIKLAVVYILNNYNLIYKRDYFIYIDEIELSDFNNTKNNLPNVIKKIKIRANPYSSKTVGEYLINFTDNIFDLSQIDFSNLKRSSSLKTEYIKIINNALIKKGVFATKDIDYRIFLDDSKILIKAINGSKKLINEQLIYFTPVKRLKHNFNSVTIKNIVIIVTIVFIIIYLTVFVLFFRTIKKILKNKKNMS; via the coding sequence TTGCGAAGATTATTTACTCTACTTTTATTTGTTTGTTGTACTTTTACTTATTTAGTGTATTATCCGTTTAATCTTATAAAGAATAATTTTTTTAATTTAGTATTATCCAGTACGATCGAAAATGTTGAACCACTTAATATAGTTAAATTTAATCCTAATTTATCTTCTTTTAATATATCAGGTAATTTAAGTCAATTTAGAAAAGAAAATAATACTAATGTCACAATTTATGGTCCTGAAATTTTATTATACAATTTTGAAACAGAAAAAATATCTTTAAGTCTTTGAAAAAGCTTAATTGAAAATTTATCTTTTAATGTAAATAGTAATATTAATTTTTCAACCGGAGAAGAGGGAAATATTTCATCGGAAAATATAATTCTTAAAACAGAAAGAATTAGTGAAAAAATAATTCGCATGCAAGTTCAATCTTTAAAAAAAGACAATAACAATGGGACATTACAAGCTTTAACTTCATTATATATTAAGTGTGATAATAAAAAACTGATATTAAATCTGGGCGTAATTTTGGAAAATAAAAGTTTAAAATATTTGAATGTAAATGTAAATGTAAGTTTAAAAATAATTGGAGTTTTTTATAAGGAAAAATTAAATTATGAAAAAACTAAATTAAAACTCAACGAGTTGTTAAAAATAAAAGAAATAGTTTTTGATAGTTATACGAATGATATAAAAGTACGAGAAAAAAATTTATTAATAAATTGGAATCAGTATTTATTAAAAATGTTTAGAGAAAATGAATATTTAACTAATTTTTTTAGCGTTCCAAATATAGATTTGCAATTTAATTTAATTTCTAGTTCTTTTTATTTAAAAATCCCTTTTTCTAATATTATTTTAAATTATGATTTTGTTTTTAAAATTAAATATCAATCAACAGGGGAAGAAAATATAAAACAGCGATTACTACTTTTACCTGGAAGAATCTTTAATGAGAATTTTAATAATCACGCTAATTATCCTGATTATAAGAAGAACCTTTTTTATAATAGTGCAGTTAATGTAAAACTATTATCAAAATTTAATAACGAAAAATTTTATTTAGATAATAAAGAAATTATTGGCAAAGATAATATTGATTTATATTTATGACCAAAATTAAACGATACCCAATATGAAATTAAAATTGTCCAAGAACTTAATAATAAACAAAATATTATTTACAATAAAAAAATAATAATTTTAGGATATTCCAAATCAACAAACTTTTATTCAGCGGATGGTAGTATTGCAAAAGAAGAAATTACTTTTAATAATATGGATTACCCAATTATATTTTCGACAATAGAAACTAACGATAATTTAAAATTAGAAATAAATTGGTCAAAAATTGATTCTGTTCATTTATATAAACTTAACGATAATTTAAATCCGATTAAAAATTATAAAGTTAATGATAAAAATTTTACTATTAAAAATGATGGTATTTATAGTTATAAAGTCTATGAATCTTCTGGGCGAATTTTAAGTTACTATTTTTTTATTAGGACTAAAAACATTTATTTTCAAAACTATTTTATTTCAGATCATTTCAATATATTAAAAAAATTTTTGACAAAAGTTAAAAATCCTATTGTTTTAAATTTAAAAACTATGACTTATGAACAATTATTATCAGAGATTAATAATTATTATTTTTGAAATAATAATTCTAAATCTTTAATAAATTTGAGTAAAATTAATTTAGACAAAATATCATCACTAACAAATAGCATCAATAATAAGGAATCAATGAATAATATTAAATTAGCAGTAGTTTATATTTTAAATAATTATAATTTAATTTATAAAAGAGATTATTTTATTTATATTGATGAAATAGAATTGTCTGATTTTAATAATACTAAAAATAACTTGCCAAATGTAATTAAGAAAATAAAAATCAGGGCAAACCCATATTCATCCAAAACTGTAGGGGAGTATCTTATTAATTTTACTGATAATATTTTTGATTTATCACAAATTGATTTTTCTAACCTGAAGAGGTCAAGCAGTTTAAAAACAGAATATATTAAAATAATTAATAATGCTTTAATAAAAAAAGGAGTTTTTGCCACTAAAGATATTGACTATAGGATATTTCTTGATGATAGTAAAATACTAATTAAAGCTATTAATGGTTCTAAAAAATTAATTAATGAACAATTAATATATTTTACTCCTGTAAAAAGATTAAAACATAATTTTAATTCTGTGACAATTAAAAATATTGTAATTATAGTAACAATTGTTTTTATTATTATATATTTAACTGTTTTTGTTCTTTTCTTTCGTACAATTAAAAAAATTTTAAAAAATAAAAAAAACATGAGTTAA